The following coding sequences lie in one Eubacterium ventriosum genomic window:
- a CDS encoding mechanosensitive ion channel family protein, translating to MFILATEVQQNIEQNVEELDKKVSRFSTVIDDGINKAIDFGFDLFLAIVIFIIGRIVLSLVRKLFKKIMNKSNIDEGVVKFLDSMIKVFGYIVIIITICGQIGIQTTSFITLLGTAGVSIGLALQGSLANFAGGILILITKPFVLGDYIIAEGVEGNVTKIDIIYTTLQSIDNKSIKLPNGKLADSVLTNVTHQEERRLDVEVGIGYDDDIKKAKKIMADVMKKSEYGIKPEEEVVVVKELADSSIILEMRMWVKTEDYWNAKFYLNENVKYKFDENNISIPFNQLDVNLKNVQ from the coding sequence ATGTTTATTTTAGCCACGGAGGTTCAACAAAATATTGAACAAAATGTAGAAGAATTGGATAAGAAAGTAAGCAGATTTTCGACAGTAATAGATGACGGAATTAACAAAGCTATTGATTTTGGATTCGATTTGTTTCTTGCAATAGTAATATTTATTATTGGAAGGATTGTTCTTTCTCTTGTAAGAAAATTATTTAAGAAGATTATGAATAAATCCAATATCGATGAAGGAGTTGTTAAATTCTTAGATTCAATGATTAAGGTATTTGGTTATATTGTGATTATTATTACAATATGTGGTCAGATTGGTATTCAGACAACCTCATTTATCACTCTTTTAGGTACAGCAGGAGTTTCCATAGGTTTGGCATTACAGGGAAGTCTTGCAAACTTTGCAGGAGGTATACTTATACTTATAACTAAACCTTTTGTGTTAGGTGACTATATTATTGCAGAAGGTGTTGAGGGTAATGTTACAAAGATTGACATTATTTATACAACATTGCAGTCTATTGATAACAAAAGCATTAAACTTCCTAATGGTAAATTAGCAGATAGTGTTTTGACCAATGTTACACATCAGGAAGAAAGAAGACTAGATGTTGAAGTTGGTATAGGATATGATGATGATATTAAAAAAGCTAAGAAGATTATGGCTGATGTTATGAAGAAGTCAGAATATGGGATTAAACCGGAAGAAGAAGTTGTTGTGGTTAAGGAACTTGCAGATAGCAGCATTATTTTGGAAATGAGAATGTGGGTTAAAACTGAAGACTATTGGAATGCTAAGTTTTACTTAAATGAAAATGTAAAATATAAGTTTGATGAAAACAATATTTCAATTCCGTTTAATCAGTTGGATGTAAACCTTAAAAATGTTCAATAA
- a CDS encoding phosphoglycerate dehydrogenase, with the protein MTKVNCLNPISELGTGLFNNNYKMTDNFADADVALVRSAAMHDLDLPESLLAIARAGAGVNNIPLDKCADKGVVVFNTPGANANGVKELVLCGMLLASRDIIGGNKWVANNTDNENISKDMEKAKKNFAGNEIKGKKLGVIGLGAIGRLVANAAESMGMEVYGNDPFISVEGALSLKRDVHLVKTREEIFKECDFITVHTPLVDDTKKMINKETIAMMKDGVVVLNFARDLLVDDEAMCEALASGKVKKYVTDFPNPNVAGVEGVIATPHLGASTAESEDNCAVMAVKEIMDFVENGNIVNSVNYPKCDLGVCDKTTRITVCHKNIPNMIGQLTSVVAAEGINVSDMVDKSKGDYAYAIIDCDDPATEQLVSKLQAVEGVIKVRVIK; encoded by the coding sequence ATGACTAAAGTTAATTGCTTAAATCCTATTTCTGAACTTGGAACAGGATTATTTAATAATAATTACAAAATGACAGATAATTTTGCTGATGCAGATGTAGCATTAGTAAGAAGTGCAGCAATGCATGACTTAGATTTACCTGAAAGCCTTTTGGCAATTGCAAGAGCAGGAGCAGGTGTTAACAATATCCCATTGGATAAATGTGCAGATAAGGGTGTTGTTGTATTTAACACACCAGGTGCAAATGCTAACGGAGTAAAAGAATTAGTGCTTTGTGGCATGCTTCTTGCATCAAGAGATATTATTGGCGGTAACAAGTGGGTTGCTAATAATACGGACAATGAAAATATCAGCAAAGATATGGAAAAGGCTAAAAAGAATTTTGCCGGAAATGAAATTAAAGGCAAAAAGCTTGGCGTAATCGGTCTTGGAGCTATCGGAAGATTAGTAGCCAACGCTGCTGAATCAATGGGAATGGAAGTATACGGAAATGATCCATTTATTTCAGTCGAAGGTGCATTAAGCCTTAAGAGGGACGTTCATCTTGTAAAGACAAGAGAAGAAATCTTTAAAGAATGTGATTTCATTACAGTACATACACCATTAGTAGATGATACTAAGAAGATGATTAATAAAGAAACTATTGCAATGATGAAAGACGGAGTTGTTGTTCTTAATTTTGCAAGAGATTTATTAGTAGATGATGAGGCAATGTGTGAAGCTTTAGCATCAGGAAAGGTTAAGAAATACGTAACAGATTTTCCTAACCCAAATGTGGCAGGAGTTGAAGGCGTTATTGCAACACCTCATCTTGGAGCTTCAACTGCTGAATCAGAAGATAACTGTGCAGTTATGGCGGTTAAGGAAATTATGGATTTCGTAGAAAATGGTAATATTGTTAACTCAGTTAACTATCCAAAATGTGATTTGGGTGTTTGCGACAAGACTACAAGAATTACAGTTTGTCATAAGAATATTCCAAATATGATTGGACAGCTTACATCAGTAGTTGCTGCTGAAGGAATTAACGTATCAGATATGGTTGATAAGTCTAAAGGTGATTATGCATATGCCATTATCGATTGTGATGATCCTGCAACAGAACAGCTTGTATCAAAATTACAGGCAGTTGAAGGTGTTATTAAGGTAAGAGTTATTAAATAA
- the serC gene encoding 3-phosphoserine/phosphohydroxythreonine transaminase codes for MARVYNFSAGPAVLPEEVLKEAAEEMLDYKGCGMSVMEMSHRSKMFQQIIDEAEQDIRDLMNIPDNYKVLFLQGGASQQFAAVPMNLKKNGKAAYIVTGQWAKKAAAEAEKYLEVQRVASSADKTFSYIPDCSDLDIDDDVDYVYICENNTIYGTKYHELPNTKGHTLVADVSSCFLSEPVDVSKYGVIYGGVQKNVGPAGVVIAIIREDLIPEEVDSTVPTMLQWKTQADAGSLYNTPPCYGIYICGKVFKWIKKMGGLDAMKKRNEEKAKILYDFLDNSKLFKGTVVPKDRSLMNVPFVTGNEELDAKFVAEAKAAGLENLKGHRTVGGMRASIYNAMPIEGVKALVEFMEKFEKENA; via the coding sequence ATGGCTAGAGTATATAATTTCTCAGCAGGACCGGCAGTATTACCGGAAGAAGTATTAAAGGAAGCAGCAGAAGAAATGCTTGATTACAAGGGATGCGGTATGAGCGTAATGGAAATGAGTCATCGTTCAAAAATGTTCCAGCAGATTATTGATGAAGCAGAACAGGATATTAGAGATTTAATGAATATTCCTGATAATTATAAAGTATTATTCCTTCAGGGTGGTGCTTCACAGCAGTTCGCTGCAGTACCAATGAACTTAAAGAAGAATGGTAAGGCTGCTTATATTGTAACAGGACAGTGGGCTAAGAAAGCAGCTGCAGAAGCAGAAAAGTATCTTGAGGTACAGAGAGTAGCTTCATCAGCAGATAAGACATTCTCATATATTCCTGATTGTAGTGACTTAGATATTGATGATGATGTAGATTATGTATACATTTGTGAAAACAATACTATTTATGGTACAAAGTATCATGAATTACCTAATACTAAGGGACATACATTAGTAGCTGATGTATCTTCATGTTTCTTATCAGAACCTGTTGATGTATCAAAATACGGTGTGATTTATGGTGGTGTTCAGAAGAATGTTGGACCGGCAGGTGTTGTTATTGCAATTATTAGAGAAGATTTGATTCCTGAAGAAGTTGACAGCACAGTTCCTACAATGCTTCAGTGGAAGACACAGGCAGACGCAGGTTCACTTTACAATACACCTCCATGCTACGGAATTTATATTTGTGGTAAGGTATTTAAGTGGATTAAAAAGATGGGTGGTCTTGATGCAATGAAAAAGCGTAACGAAGAAAAGGCTAAGATTCTTTATGATTTCCTTGATAACAGCAAATTATTTAAGGGTACTGTAGTTCCTAAGGACCGTTCGCTTATGAATGTACCTTTTGTAACAGGTAACGAAGAATTAGATGCTAAGTTTGTTGCAGAAGCTAAGGCTGCAGGACTTGAAAACCTTAAAGGTCATAGAACAGTTGGTGGTATGAGAGCCAGCATTTATAATGCTATGCCAATTGAAGGTGTTAAGGCATTAGTAGAGTTTATGGAAAAATTTGAAAAAGAAAACGCATAA
- the ilvB gene encoding biosynthetic-type acetolactate synthase large subunit, with product MELNGSQIVIECLKEQGVDTVFGYPGGTILNIYDEMYKHSDEITHILVSHEQGAAHAADGYARSTGKVGVCMATSGPGATNLVTGIATAYMDSVPLVAITANVAKSGLGKDSFQEIDIVGATMPITKHNFIVKDIENLADTLRKAFRIAKTGRPGPVLVDITKDVTAAKYNYEKQEPVKVERISDTIKKEDIDIVVEMIKSSKKPFILVGGGAVISDAAKEVRELAELVDAPVCDSLMGKGAMDGNSERYTGMIGMHGTKTSNYGVTMCDLLLVLGARFSDRVIGKAKAFANNAKIVHIDVDPSEINKNIKADASIIGDMKEVLIRLNSALTKQDHADWMQKIKEMKEKYPLALNKDVLTGPAVIDSLYNITNGDAIITTDVGQHQMWAAQFYKFKEPRQLITSGGLGTMGYGVGACIGAKMGNKDRVCVNVAGDGCFRMNMNEIATATRYNIPIIQIVINNHVLGMVRQWQTLFYGKRYSNTVLDDSVDFVKIAEGMGAKAYRATTVEEFENALKDAIALNIPCVIDCQIDQDEKVFPMVPANTAISEVFSEEDLAEKGYDC from the coding sequence ATGGAATTAAACGGTTCACAAATAGTAATAGAATGTTTAAAAGAACAGGGTGTTGATACAGTATTTGGTTATCCGGGTGGAACAATCCTTAACATCTATGATGAAATGTATAAGCACTCAGATGAAATTACACATATATTAGTATCCCATGAACAGGGGGCAGCTCATGCAGCCGACGGATATGCCCGTTCAACAGGGAAAGTTGGAGTTTGTATGGCAACATCAGGACCTGGTGCAACTAACTTGGTTACAGGTATTGCAACAGCATATATGGATTCAGTTCCATTGGTTGCTATTACAGCTAATGTTGCCAAGTCAGGACTTGGAAAAGATTCGTTTCAGGAAATTGATATTGTTGGTGCAACAATGCCAATTACAAAACATAATTTTATTGTGAAAGATATTGAAAATCTTGCAGATACACTTAGAAAGGCTTTCCGTATTGCCAAGACAGGAAGACCGGGACCTGTACTTGTTGATATAACAAAAGACGTTACAGCAGCTAAGTACAACTACGAAAAACAGGAACCTGTTAAAGTGGAAAGAATTTCTGACACAATTAAAAAAGAAGACATTGATATAGTGGTAGAGATGATTAAGTCATCAAAGAAACCATTTATTTTAGTTGGTGGTGGCGCAGTTATTTCAGATGCAGCTAAGGAAGTAAGAGAACTTGCAGAATTAGTTGACGCACCTGTTTGTGATTCACTTATGGGTAAAGGTGCAATGGATGGTAACAGCGAAAGATATACAGGAATGATCGGTATGCACGGAACAAAAACATCAAACTATGGTGTTACAATGTGTGATTTATTATTAGTTCTTGGAGCAAGATTTAGTGACCGTGTAATCGGTAAGGCTAAGGCTTTTGCTAACAATGCAAAGATTGTACATATTGATGTTGATCCATCAGAAATTAATAAGAATATTAAGGCTGACGCAAGCATCATCGGAGATATGAAAGAGGTTCTTATTAGACTTAATAGTGCTCTTACAAAACAGGATCATGCAGATTGGATGCAGAAAATTAAAGAAATGAAGGAAAAATATCCTTTAGCTCTTAATAAAGATGTTCTTACAGGACCTGCTGTTATTGATTCTTTATATAACATTACAAATGGTGATGCTATCATTACAACAGATGTTGGACAGCATCAGATGTGGGCTGCACAGTTCTATAAGTTTAAAGAACCTAGACAGCTTATTACATCAGGTGGACTTGGTACAATGGGCTATGGTGTTGGCGCATGTATTGGTGCTAAGATGGGCAATAAAGACAGAGTATGTGTAAATGTTGCAGGTGATGGATGTTTCAGAATGAACATGAATGAAATTGCAACAGCAACACGTTACAATATTCCAATTATTCAGATTGTTATTAATAACCACGTTCTTGGTATGGTTAGACAGTGGCAGACATTATTCTATGGCAAGAGATATTCAAATACTGTTCTTGACGATAGCGTTGATTTCGTAAAGATTGCAGAAGGAATGGGAGCTAAGGCTTACAGAGCAACAACAGTTGAAGAATTTGAAAATGCATTAAAAGATGCTATAGCTCTCAATATACCATGTGTTATTGATTGTCAGATAGATCAGGATGAAAAGGTATTCCCTATGGTTCCTGCTAATACAGCAATTAGTGAAGTTTTTTCAGAAGAAGACCTTGCAGAAAAAGGATATGACTGCTAA
- the ilvD gene encoding dihydroxy-acid dehydratase — protein sequence MKSDAVKKGLQQAPHRSLFNALGMTEEEMERPLVGIVCSYNEIVPGHMNLDKIANAVKMGVAMAGGTPIMFPAIAVCDGIAMGHEGMKYSLVTRDLIADSTECMAKAHQFDALVMIPNCDKNVPGLLMAAARVNVPTVFVSGGPMLAGHVGGHKTSLSSMFEAVGANAAGKMSLEELNEYECKACPTCGSCSGMYTANSMNCLTEALGMGLKGNGTIPAVYSERLKLAKHAGMAVMELYRKNIRPRDIMTKDAILNALTVDMALGCSTNSMLHLPAIAHEVGFDFDISFANEISEKTPNLCHLAPAGPTYMEDLNEAGGVYAVMNELRELGLLHEDCITVTGNTIGENIKDCENKNPQVIRPLDNPYSKTGGLAVLKGNLAPDGSVVKRSAVVDEMMVHKGPARVFECEEDAIVAIKGGKIVPGDVVVIRYEGPKGGPGMREMLNPTSAIAGMGLGSSVALITDGRFSGASRGASIGHVSPEAAVGGPIALVEEGDIIKINIPEMTLELDVSDEVLAERRKNWTPREPKVTTGYLARYASMVTSGNRGAILAIDK from the coding sequence ATGAAGAGTGATGCAGTAAAGAAAGGACTTCAGCAGGCTCCACACAGATCATTGTTTAATGCTCTGGGTATGACAGAAGAAGAAATGGAAAGACCATTAGTTGGTATTGTATGTTCATATAATGAAATCGTTCCGGGACATATGAACCTTGATAAGATTGCTAACGCAGTAAAGATGGGTGTTGCCATGGCAGGTGGTACACCAATTATGTTCCCAGCTATTGCCGTATGTGACGGTATTGCAATGGGACATGAAGGAATGAAATATTCTCTTGTAACAAGAGATTTGATTGCAGATTCAACAGAATGTATGGCTAAGGCTCACCAGTTTGATGCTTTAGTTATGATTCCTAACTGTGATAAGAATGTACCGGGATTATTAATGGCTGCAGCAAGAGTAAATGTGCCAACAGTATTTGTTTCAGGAGGACCAATGCTTGCAGGACATGTTGGAGGACATAAGACCAGTCTTTCATCAATGTTTGAAGCAGTAGGTGCCAATGCTGCCGGCAAGATGTCTCTTGAAGAATTAAATGAATATGAATGTAAGGCTTGTCCAACATGTGGTTCATGTTCAGGTATGTACACAGCTAACTCAATGAACTGTCTTACAGAAGCATTGGGTATGGGACTTAAGGGTAACGGAACAATCCCTGCTGTATATTCAGAAAGGTTAAAACTTGCTAAGCATGCAGGTATGGCAGTAATGGAATTATACAGAAAGAATATCAGACCTCGTGACATTATGACAAAAGATGCTATTTTAAATGCATTAACAGTAGATATGGCACTTGGTTGTTCAACAAACAGTATGCTTCATTTACCTGCTATTGCACATGAAGTTGGATTTGATTTTGATATTTCATTTGCTAACGAAATCAGTGAAAAAACACCTAACCTTTGCCATTTAGCTCCGGCAGGTCCTACATATATGGAAGACCTTAATGAAGCAGGCGGTGTTTATGCGGTAATGAATGAATTAAGAGAACTTGGTCTTTTACATGAAGATTGTATTACTGTAACAGGAAATACAATTGGAGAAAATATTAAAGATTGTGAAAACAAGAATCCACAGGTTATCAGACCTCTTGATAACCCATATAGTAAAACAGGTGGTCTTGCAGTATTAAAAGGAAATCTTGCACCTGATGGTAGCGTTGTAAAACGTTCAGCAGTTGTAGATGAAATGATGGTTCATAAAGGACCTGCAAGAGTATTTGAATGCGAAGAAGATGCTATTGTAGCAATAAAGGGCGGAAAGATTGTACCTGGTGATGTTGTAGTTATCAGATATGAAGGACCTAAGGGTGGCCCTGGAATGAGAGAAATGTTAAATCCTACATCAGCAATTGCAGGTATGGGACTTGGTTCATCAGTGGCTCTTATTACTGACGGACGTTTCTCTGGTGCTTCAAGAGGAGCTTCTATCGGACATGTATCTCCTGAAGCTGCAGTAGGTGGACCTATTGCTTTAGTAGAAGAAGGAGACATTATTAAGATTAATATTCCTGAAATGACTCTTGAACTTGATGTTTCTGATGAAGTTCTTGCAGAAAGAAGAAAGAACTGGACACCAAGAGAACCAAAGGTTACAACAGGTTATTTGGCAAGATATGCATCTATGGTTACATCAGGTAACAGAGGAGCAATTCTTGCAATCGATAAATAA
- the leuB gene encoding 3-isopropylmalate dehydrogenase: MNFNVAVIPGDGIGPEIVREAQKVLDAVGTKFGHVFNYTEVDMGGVSIDKHGVPLTDEALATAQKSDAVLLGAVGGVVGKDSWYELPPNLRPEAGLLAIRKGLNLFANLRPAYLYKELKGACPLKEEVADAGFDMIIVRELTGGLYFGERKTEEVDGVLTATDTLTYNENEIRRIAKKAFEIAMKRRKNVISVDKSNVLDSSRLWDKVVNEVAKDYPEVTLTHMLVDNCAMQLVKDPAQFDVVVTENMFGDILSDEASMITGSIGMLSSASLREDKFGLYEPSHGAAPDIAGQNKANPIATILSAAMMLRYSFDLDKEADAVEKAVEKVLEDNIRTVDIMSDGMTLVGCKEMGDEIVNRL, translated from the coding sequence ATGAATTTTAATGTTGCAGTAATTCCCGGTGATGGAATTGGACCAGAGATTGTAAGAGAAGCACAGAAGGTTCTTGATGCTGTTGGAACTAAGTTTGGTCATGTCTTCAACTACACAGAAGTGGATATGGGCGGGGTGTCAATTGACAAGCACGGAGTTCCACTTACAGATGAAGCATTAGCCACAGCACAGAAAAGTGACGCAGTCCTTCTTGGTGCCGTAGGTGGTGTCGTCGGAAAAGACAGTTGGTACGAACTTCCACCTAACCTTAGACCAGAGGCAGGACTACTTGCCATAAGAAAAGGACTTAATCTTTTTGCTAACCTTAGACCTGCATATCTTTACAAAGAATTAAAGGGTGCCTGTCCATTGAAGGAAGAGGTAGCAGATGCCGGTTTTGACATGATTATTGTTAGAGAGTTAACAGGTGGTCTTTATTTTGGAGAAAGAAAGACTGAAGAAGTTGACGGCGTGCTTACAGCAACAGATACTTTAACATATAATGAGAACGAAATTAGACGTATTGCAAAGAAAGCTTTTGAAATTGCAATGAAGAGAAGAAAGAACGTAATAAGCGTTGACAAGTCTAACGTGCTTGACTCTTCAAGATTATGGGATAAGGTTGTAAATGAAGTGGCAAAGGATTATCCTGAGGTTACATTAACACATATGTTAGTAGATAACTGTGCAATGCAGTTAGTTAAGGATCCGGCACAGTTTGATGTTGTTGTAACAGAGAATATGTTTGGGGATATCCTTTCAGATGAAGCTAGTATGATTACAGGATCAATTGGAATGTTATCATCAGCCAGTCTTAGAGAAGATAAGTTTGGACTTTATGAACCAAGCCACGGTGCTGCACCTGATATTGCAGGTCAGAACAAGGCTAACCCTATAGCAACAATTCTTTCAGCAGCTATGATGCTGAGATACTCATTTGATCTTGATAAGGAAGCAGATGCAGTTGAAAAGGCAGTTGAGAAAGTGTTAGAAGACAATATCAGAACAGTTGATATTATGTCAGACGGAATGACACTTGTTGGCTGTAAAGAGATGGGTGACGAGATAGTAAACAGACTTTAA
- the yajC gene encoding preprotein translocase subunit YajC — protein MPILAAGSQAASWGIMVLYVVLIIGFMYFLAIKPQKKQEKKQKEVMDAVAVGDSILTTSGFYGMVIDVTDDTVIVEFGGNKNCRIPMQKSAIVDVEKAE, from the coding sequence ATGCCAATTTTAGCAGCAGGTTCTCAGGCAGCAAGCTGGGGAATAATGGTCCTTTATGTAGTATTAATTATTGGATTTATGTATTTCCTTGCTATTAAGCCACAGAAGAAACAGGAAAAGAAACAGAAAGAAGTTATGGATGCAGTTGCAGTAGGCGATAGCATTTTAACAACAAGTGGATTTTACGGAATGGTTATTGATGTAACAGATGATACAGTTATCGTTGAATTTGGTGGAAACAAGAACTGCCGTATTCCAATGCAGAAATCAGCTATTGTAGATGTAGAAAAAGCTGAATAG
- the tgt gene encoding tRNA guanosine(34) transglycosylase Tgt yields the protein MFKVLAKDGNAKRGEFTTVHGKIQTPVFMNVGTAAAIKGAVAAEDLKTIKTQVELSNTYHLHVRPGDKIVKKLGGLHKFMNWDRPILTDSGGFQVFSLAGLRKIKEEGVYFNSHVDGRKIFMGPEESMQIQSNLASTIAMAFDECPSSVASRQYIENSVARTTRWLERCKKEMNRLNGLEDTINKNQLLFGINQGGIYADIRIEQAKAIADMDLDGYAIGGLAVGESHEEMYRIIESVEPHLPKDKPIYLMGVGTPANILEAVERGVDFFDCVYPSRNGRHGHVYTNAGKLNLFNAKYETDSRPIEEGCECPVCKYHSRAYIRHLLKAKEMLGMRLCVLHNLYFYNTMMEEIRDAIEAGNYAEYKAKKLEGFKENDKK from the coding sequence ATGTTTAAGGTTTTAGCAAAAGATGGAAATGCAAAACGAGGCGAATTTACAACAGTTCATGGCAAGATTCAGACACCGGTTTTTATGAATGTAGGAACAGCGGCTGCAATTAAAGGTGCAGTAGCTGCAGAAGACTTAAAGACAATTAAGACACAGGTAGAATTATCTAATACATATCACCTTCATGTTAGACCGGGTGATAAGATTGTTAAGAAGTTAGGCGGTCTTCATAAATTTATGAATTGGGACAGACCCATTCTTACGGATTCAGGCGGATTTCAGGTGTTCTCTCTTGCAGGACTTAGAAAAATAAAAGAAGAAGGTGTATACTTTAATTCACATGTAGACGGAAGAAAGATTTTTATGGGGCCTGAGGAAAGTATGCAGATTCAGTCAAACTTAGCTTCAACTATAGCTATGGCTTTTGATGAATGTCCTTCAAGTGTTGCATCAAGACAGTATATTGAAAATTCTGTTGCAAGAACTACAAGATGGCTTGAAAGATGTAAGAAAGAAATGAACAGACTTAACGGTTTGGAAGATACGATTAATAAGAATCAATTATTGTTTGGTATTAATCAGGGTGGTATTTATGCTGATATCCGTATTGAACAGGCCAAGGCTATAGCTGATATGGATTTGGATGGATATGCCATAGGTGGTCTGGCTGTAGGTGAAAGCCACGAGGAAATGTATAGAATTATTGAAAGTGTTGAACCTCATCTTCCAAAGGATAAGCCAATATATTTAATGGGAGTAGGTACTCCGGCTAATATACTTGAAGCAGTAGAACGTGGTGTGGATTTCTTTGATTGTGTTTACCCATCAAGAAACGGTCGTCATGGACATGTATATACTAATGCCGGTAAGTTGAATTTGTTTAATGCAAAGTATGAAACAGATTCAAGACCAATAGAAGAAGGTTGTGAGTGTCCTGTATGTAAGTATCACTCAAGAGCATATATCAGACATCTTCTTAAAGCTAAGGAGATGTTAGGCATGCGCTTATGCGTCTTGCATAATTTGTATTTTTATAATACAATGATGGAGGAAATAAGAGATGCCATTGAGGCAGGAAACTATGCCGAATATAAAGCTAAGAAATTAGAAGGCTTTAAAGAAAATGACAAGAAATAG
- the aroC gene encoding chorismate synthase: MAGSTYGNIFKITTWGESHGKAVGVVVDGCPAGVPLCEEDIQFFLDRRKPGQSAYTTQRNEDDKVEILSGIFEGKTTGTPISLFVHNKDHHSADYSQIAECYRPGHADYTFDEKYGFRDYRGGGRSSGRETIGRVAAGAIASKILESLNISIMTYSKSIGNVSINYNNFSKDEIQKNPMYMPDSNAAKLAGDMLKEKMAEMDSVGGIIECVVAGMPTGVGEPVFDKLDANLAKAIMSIGAVKGIEIGDGFAVATSTGSKDNDGFKVENGHISKTSNHAGGVLGGISDGSPIVLRAAIKPTPSIAMTQQTVNKSMENIDINIKGRHDPIIVPRAVIVVESMVAITIVDLLFQSMTSRMDNIIKFFK; the protein is encoded by the coding sequence ATGGCTGGTTCAACATATGGTAACATTTTTAAAATAACAACTTGGGGAGAATCTCATGGAAAGGCTGTTGGCGTTGTAGTTGACGGTTGCCCTGCAGGAGTTCCTCTTTGTGAAGAAGACATTCAGTTTTTTCTTGACAGAAGAAAGCCGGGACAGTCTGCATACACTACACAGCGTAACGAAGATGACAAGGTCGAGATTTTGTCTGGTATTTTTGAAGGAAAAACTACCGGCACTCCTATTTCTTTGTTTGTACACAATAAAGATCATCATTCTGCTGATTACTCACAGATTGCAGAATGCTACAGGCCGGGACACGCTGATTACACTTTTGATGAAAAATATGGTTTCAGAGATTATCGCGGTGGCGGACGTTCATCAGGTCGCGAAACTATAGGAAGAGTTGCCGCAGGCGCCATTGCTTCTAAGATTTTAGAATCACTTAATATTTCCATTATGACTTATTCTAAATCTATCGGTAACGTATCTATAAATTACAATAATTTTAGTAAAGACGAAATTCAGAAGAATCCTATGTATATGCCTGATAGCAACGCTGCTAAACTTGCAGGTGATATGCTTAAAGAGAAAATGGCTGAAATGGATTCCGTTGGTGGTATTATCGAATGTGTTGTAGCCGGAATGCCAACAGGTGTAGGTGAACCTGTTTTTGATAAGTTAGATGCTAACCTTGCAAAAGCAATTATGTCCATCGGTGCTGTTAAAGGTATTGAGATTGGTGATGGTTTTGCAGTTGCCACATCTACCGGTTCTAAAGATAATGATGGTTTTAAAGTTGAAAATGGTCATATTTCAAAAACATCAAACCATGCCGGAGGGGTTCTTGGTGGCATAAGCGACGGCTCACCTATTGTTCTTAGAGCCGCAATCAAGCCTACTCCTTCTATTGCAATGACACAGCAGACAGTAAATAAATCTATGGAAAATATTGATATCAATATAAAAGGTCGTCACGATCCTATTATTGTTCCTAGAGCTGTAATTGTTGTTGAATCAATGGTTGCCATTACTATTGTTGATTTACTATTCCAGTCAATGACTTCCAGAATGGACAATATTATAAAATTCTTTAAATAA
- a CDS encoding putative ABC transporter permease, which produces MKSDFVKCGILGWCIEIIWTAFHGIKSKNNKFIGYTSIIMFPIYGLASVIKPISLKLKKMKMPTIIRGIVYSIGIFMVELITGSILKKTNNCPWDYSDKKYNINGVIRIDYAPLWCIVGVIFEKMLNSKECRK; this is translated from the coding sequence ATGAAAAGTGATTTTGTAAAATGTGGTATTTTAGGTTGGTGTATTGAAATTATATGGACAGCCTTTCATGGAATAAAAAGCAAAAATAATAAATTCATTGGTTATACGTCAATAATTATGTTCCCCATATATGGCTTGGCATCAGTTATAAAGCCAATAAGCCTTAAGTTAAAGAAAATGAAAATGCCTACAATAATCAGGGGGATAGTTTATTCAATAGGAATTTTTATGGTAGAATTAATTACAGGAAGTATTCTTAAGAAAACAAATAATTGTCCGTGGGATTATAGCGATAAAAAGTACAACATAAACGGTGTGATTAGAATTGATTATGCACCGCTGTGGTGCATTGTAGGTGTTATTTTTGAAAAAATGCTTAACTCAAAAGAGTGCAGGAAATAG